The Treponema sp. Marseille-Q3903 genomic interval CGAATTGCGCGGCTTTTTTCGCAGATTGCCTTTAAAATGCTCTGACGAATCCACCACACAGCGTAAGATATAAAGTGATATCCTTTTGAAACATCAAATTTATTTACCGCCGTTATAAGCCCGATATTTCCTTCATTGATAAGATCTGTTAAATCTAAACCGTGCTTCTGATACTTTTTTGCAACGTTGACAACAAAACGGAGATTAGAATTTACAAGTTTATTCATAGCTGCTTTATCACCTGCATGTGCTTTGTTAGCAAGTTCAACTTCTTCTTCGTGAGAAATCATAGGAATCTTGTTGATGTCCTTTAAGTACATAGCTAGGATATTTTCATCGTTTGTCATAATTGAATCTCCTTGATTTACAATATATAGTAATATATAGCAAGTTATGTGCCAACGGATGCGATTTTAATAAAAAAAGTTAAAATAATTTATTTTTGTTAGAATTTTGTTGCCGATTTGACTTTTTATAGTTACATTGTCCGATTTTGATACACATTTATTTTGATAAAAAAAATATGTATCATTTTGATACACACTTTTTTATGGCTGATAATTATGGTTATTTTTGACACACATTTCGATTGCATCGGCACGAGCTGCTTCCATAATGTTCATATCGCGGCTTAAATCTGCAAGTTTGAACTCTAATTCTCCAGATTGAATTGTTCCGTTTATCTCGCCGGGTCCTCTCGTCTTAAGATCTTGCTCTGCGATAAAAAATCCATCTGTGCTTTTTCGAAGAGCTTTCATGCGTTCAATTCCTGTTTCTGTGATATCTTTGCTGTAGATTAAAAAGCAAAATGATTGTTCACTTCCTCGCCCTACACGACCGCGCAGCTGATGAAGTTGAGCCATTCCAAACCTGTCTGCCTGTTCAATCACCATGCAAGTTGCATTCGGAACGTCGACGCCTACTTCTACAACTGTTGTAGCGGCGAGCACTTGTGTTTCCCCATCGCGAAAACTCTGTAAAATGCTGACTTGTTGCTCTTCTTCAATTTTTCCGTGAAGCAATGCGCATTTATATTGCGGATATATGCGGCGCGAAAGATGTTCAAAAGCTCGTTCAGCTGATTTTATATTTTGGTCGCTGTCGATCGCCGGGTAAACAAAATACGCCTGTCTGCCTTTTTCAAGTTCTTTTCTGACAGCTTCATAAGCGTTTAATTCATTGCCTTCTTTTACAAGATAAGTTGTGATAGGTTTTCTTCCTGAAGGCAATGTGTGGATTACAGATATATCAAGGTCTCCAAAAACGGTAAGCGCCAGGCTCTGTGGAATAGGTGTCGCACTCATCATCAAAATATTAGGTTCAAATGTTGTGTTTTTGTATGTTTTTTTTCCTTTTTCTATGATTGCTTGACGCTGGAGCACTCCAAAACGGTGCTGTTCATCTATAACAGCGAGTTCAAGATCTTTATATTCAACTTGGGCAGAAAAAAGGGCGTGTGTTCCGATAACGATATCGATTTCTCCAGCTTTCAAAGCTTTTAATAATTGTGTTCTTCCTGCTGCGCGCAGATTACCTGTAAGAAATGCGGTCCGCACTCCCAAACTGCCGAGCATTTTTGCCGTATTTTCCGCATGCTGTCTTGCAAGAATTTCAGTCGGGGCGAGCAATGCGCATTGACCTTTCCAATTTATTATTCGCAGGCATAAAAATAGAGATACAAGAGTTTTTCCTGAACCGACGTCTCCTTGTAAAAGGCGAGCCATCGTAAATGACGGTCTGATTGGAGGTGGCAGCCCGCGATCAAGCTGGTTTAGTATTCGTTCACGCTCTGTGTAGCTGCGGTCAATTTCAAGGTTCATCTCATAGATAACTTTCATCTGGTCTTGAGTTAGCGCAAAAGGGAATGTTTCCAAAAAGCTTTTTTGAAGCGGCGAGAGCGAATTTGAAAATTGCTCGACCGTGATGTTTGAAGTTGTAATGCCCGAAATGTTTGCAGGTGTTGCCGAAACGTTGTTTTTATTTCCGCGTCGGTTGTAGGCACGGCGCGCAATAATCTGTTGAAAAAGATAAAGCTCTTCGTAGACGAGAGTGCTGCGTGCTTTTTCTGCTTGTTCTATAGATCCAGGCTGATGAATGAGCCTGATAGCTGTCTGTTTGTCTAAAAGCTTGTGTTTTGCTATCAATTCTTCTGGAAGCTCGTTTTCAATTCCGTGTGCGTATTGCCTTATCGCCTGAGATATAGCTTTGAAAACTGATCTTTGGGTAAGCCCTGCTGTAAGCGGATAGATTGGAATTATGCCTGTTTCGAGAGGTTTTATTTCAGATATGGAAGCGTTTGATTCTGCTCGGTCATGAGTGTCAGGAAAAAAAACATCGTGATGAACAGCTACTTCAAAAGCAGTGCTCTGTAAGCTGTTGTATTTTACAAAAAACTGCCCCGTGACAGTCGCAACAGTTCCCGGAACCAGAACTTTTTCCAAAAATCCACGATTAAAGCAGATAAGTTCTGCAGTTGCAGTTCCATCGTCGATAATTATTTTAAGAGTGCGCATTGTGCCATAGCCAAACCATTGCTGACCTATAACTCTTGCAACTGTATGGACTTTGCTGTGCTTGCTAAATTCTTTTAGTGTCACTTTTTGAGTTCTGTCTTCGTAATCTCGTGGAAAATACTGAAGCAAATCTCCGATTGTGAAAATATTCACCTTTGCGAGAGATTTTGTGAGCTGAGGTCCGATTCCGGAGATTGAAGAAACAGGATTTTTTATGTCGCCGACACGCAATTTTTTTTCTAAAACGGAATCTTATAACAGAGATTTACAAGCGCATTGATGACAAAGCGACCTGCAACGATTATTACAACGAACGAAATCCATGTTATCAAAAGCGCTGTCTGATAACTTACAGTTTTTTTAGTAAATGTCGATGCAACTTTGTAGGCAATTTTGCTTATCATCATATCAACTTGATTCCAGCCTGATTCGTAAGATGTGTAACCTTTGTGAATTAAAAGCACAATCCATCTTATAAAAATCAAAAGAATAAATATAGAAAGAATTGAAGTCAAAATATTCCACAGCATGTAGATGATTGTTGCGATTATACCGCCAAAATAAATGCGTCCTGTTCCTTGTATTCCGGCAACGATTGAAGACAAAACCGAAAGAAGCCCGAGAGAAATTATCGGGGAAAAGTCTATGTTTCCAATTCGCAAAAATCCTAATTTTGAAAAAAAGTTCATGTATGGTTCGCAGAGTGAAGATATTACCTTTCCAAACTTTGTGAACCTAGCACCTGGAAACCAAGAGAGCAAAATATATATAAAACATAAAAGAGTGTACAGAGAAAGAGCCCCTGCAATGACGGAAAGAATAATTGAAATCAAATTGAGCCTCCAAAATGACTGCCTAACTTTTTATTTTAGACAGTTGATAAGACTATTCAGTCCAGACTTGTTTTACATAACTGATATCGCGGAGTTCTTTTAGGGTTGAATCCGATGTAGTCAGTGAAATCTGTTCGTTAGCCTTGATGACATAAGGATTATTTCCAGTGTCTATATGAAAATATACTGAACAATTGCCTGTTTTATCTAGTAAAAAATTCTTTAATTCTGAAATTCCTGATTCGGAATTGAATGAAGTGTCGAGCATTATGTGAACGGATTTTGCGGCGTGCATTTCCAATTTGTCTGCATCTTCAATTTCATCTACAATCATAGACGGAGTTTCGCGAGAGCCGTCGACTTTTCCTTTGAACGCATAGATTCCGGTGTCTTCAATCTGAGGTTTTAGAACTTCCCATGTTTTTGGGAAAAATGTCAGGTCAATCTGACCGTCATAATCGCTGAGCTTTGCAAACGCCATGCGGTCGCCCTTTTTAGTTGTTATTTCGTGAATGCCTGTTATCACTCCAAGCGCGATATATGATTTTCCCGAATCTTTCATCTGCCACGGTTTTACCCCGCCTGCTTCAAGTGCAGCTTTTTCGGCTTTGCTCTCTGCCGCAATTCTTTCGATATTTGAGGCACGCAATGTAACTGCATTTTCTATTACCTTTTTATATTGATCGAGCGGATGTCCGCTTACATAGCAACCGATGCATTCTTTTTCCATATTGAGAAGTTCCATCTTAGGCATATCATCTATCACATTGAATTTGAAATCCATCTGAACTTGATCTTCTTCTGCGAGCTCCCCAAACAAGTCTCCTTGTCCGTTCCGTTTGTCTTCAAGAATATCGTCTACAAATGCAAGTGCAGCATCCATGTTAGCTAGTAAAGTCGATCTGTTGTAGATTTTATCTTTAGATTCTCCGAGATTGTCAAGCGCACCTGTTTTTATTAAAACTTCAATTGCCTTTTTGTTTACGAGAGTTTTTTCGCGCCCTTCTTCATCTTTCTCTGTGATAGCACAGACTCTTTTTATAAAGTCCATAAAGTTTTTGTACTTGCCGTGCTCCTCACGCTCCCTTACGATTGCTTGTGCGGCTGCCTCTCCCATGCCTTTAATGCCTTTTAAGCCAAAAACAATTCGTCCGTCAACGACGTCAAAAACTATATCTGAGCGGTTTACATCAGGGGGATCAACTGCGACTCCAATTTTTCGTGCTTCTTCAATGTAAAAAGGAAGTCCGTCTGTAGATGTGATTTCATTTGTCAAGTTTGCTGCCATAAATTCAGCGGGGTAGTGTGCCTTTAACCATCCTGTACGGTATGCCAAAACAGAGTATGCTGCTGCGTGAGATTTGTTGAAGCCGTAGCCTGCAAAAGGAACCATTATTTCAAATATCTCGCCGGCATGTTCTTCTGTATATCCGTTTTTTAGAGCGCCTTCTATAAAGTCTTTCTTCTTGCCCATCAAAACTTCAGGCTTTTTCTTACCCATGGCACGGCGAAGCATATCGGCACCGCCAAGAGAAAATCCCGCGATAATCTGTGCCACTTTCATTATTTGTTCTTGATAGACCATTACGCCATACGTCTCTTTAAGTAAATCTTCGAGGGCAGGATCAGGATAGTTGATAGTTTCCGGTTTCCATTTTCCTTCGATGTACTGAGGAATGTAATTCATAGGACCCGGTCTGTAGAGCGCATTCAACGCAACAAGGTCTTCGAGTTTTTCAGGCTGAAACTGGCGCAAAATTTTTTGCATGCCGGGCGACTCAAACTGAAATACTGCAACAGAGTCTCCTCGACAGAAAAGCTCGAAAGTTTTTTTATCTGTTTCCGAGACTTCTGCAGTCAAAAATTGTTTTTCTCCTGCCTTTTTATGTTTGTTGATAATTGATTCTGCGTATCTGATAAGGGAAAGAGTTTTTAATCCGAGATAGTCGAACTTTACAAGACCGCAAGGCTCAATTATATCCATCGTGTACTGCACGCCTATTTCGCCTGTTTTTGGGTCTTTGAATACAGGTGCCCAATTAGGAAGGTCTGTCAGACCGATAACCATACCTGAAGCGTGCAGACCTGTATTTCTCTTTACACCTTCAAGCTTGAATGCCAGTTCAAAAAGTTCTTTATAACGCGGATCATCTTTGTATTTAATAAGCTGACCGCCGTCAGGAAATTTATCTGTCGGAGGACTAAATGCGTCTTTTAACCTAGCGCTAGGGTTAGCAGGCACGCACTTTTTGAGCATATTTACTTCGCTCAGCGGGATTTCCAAAATGCGTCCAACATCGGCAATGCAGTTTTTTGGTTTCAAAGTACCGAACGTCACGATGTGTCCAACGTTTGCGTCTCCGTAAAGGTCTCGAGTGTGCTGGATTATATCTTGCCTGTAGTCAAAATCCATATCTACGTCAAAGTCAGGCATAGAAACTCGTTCAGGGTTCAAAAATCGCTCAAAGATAAGCCCGTAGCGGAATGGGTCGATATCGGTGATTGTCATTGCGTACGCGACTAGAGACCCCGCCCCCGAACCTCTTCCAGGTCCGATTGGAATATATGGTTTTGGTTTTTTATTTACGCTGTCGTAAGTAGATTTTGACCAGTTTATAAATTCCCAAACAATTAAAAAGTATCCTGAAAATCCCATAGAAAAAATCGTATTCATCTCGTAATCTGCGCGGGCGCGGATTTCAGGAGTGATTTCCTTATATCTATTTTTTAAACCGGTCTCAACAATATGTCTTACATAATCGTTTTGGTTTGCCTGATAGTCGTCTCCGTGAGTGCGGAACTCCTGCGGCAGTTCAAAACGCGGCAGACACTCTTTTAATTCCGAAGTTGAATATTGTTTTATTGTTAGATTGCACATATTTGCAATCTTGACAGTGTTGTCGAATGCGTCAGGACATTGAGGAAAAATAGCGCGCATTTCCTGTTCTGTTTTAAAATACCACGAATCAAGGTCTTTATCGCCGCCCATCTTTGAGTGTTCTTTGTGAAGAAAATTCTTAAAGCCGATACACCTTAAAGCATCTTGAGCGACTGAGTCTTCTCGTTCGACATAGTGAACATCGTTTGTCGCAACTAGCGGAATATCTAGTTTGCGTGCAAGGGCAATCATTTTTTCGGCGACAATTTTTTGTTCAGGAATACCGTGATTTTGAATTTCAATGTAATAATGGTCGGGACCGAACAAGTTTTTGTATCTCAATGCAAGTTCTTCGGCTTCCGCATCCATGCCGGCGAGCAGCAGCTGCGGAAGTTCCCCTTGTATACATGCAGAACAACAGATTAACCCTTCGTGATATTTTTCGAGAAGCTCGTAGTCTATGCGCGGCTTTCCGTAATACAAACCTTCTGTGTAAGCGATTGAAGAGAGCCATGAAATATTTTCGTAACCTTTTTGATTTTCGCATAGCAAGATAAGGTGAAAATAGTGTGCGCGGCGTTCTCCTTCTTCTCCTTTTCGAGAATATGGAACATCATTTTTTTCAAGATGGCTTCCGTAAGCGACGTAAAATTCTTCTCCGACTATCGGGTTGATTCCGTTTGCATGGCACAGTTTTTCAAAATTTAGAGCCCCGAACAGATTTCCGTGGTCTGTAAGAGCGAGTGCTGGCATATTTAAAGACTTTGCTTTTGCGACGAGCTTATCAAGCGTGGCGCAGCTGTCTAAAAGAGAGTAGTCAGAATGCACATGAAGATGAACAAAGTTAGCTACCGGAGTTCCTTCCGGGGCTGCGTCAAAAACGTGATAATCAGCCATAAAAATATGCCTCCCCAAAAGCAGAATAAATTGATTGTTTATATCCTATTGTATGGTTTTCGATTATAAAATAATATTTGAAATATGTTAAGTATAATGTTCGTGTGCCATGGGAATATATGTCGCTCTCCTATGGCAGAATTCGTAATGAAAGATATTGTCCGTAAAACAGGTCTCGAGTCTGAAATTTTGGTAGAATCAGCAGCGACAAGCACAGAAGAAATCGGCAATGATATTCACCGAGGAACAAGACAAAAACTGACGAAAGAAAACATTCCTTTTACGCAGAGGTCAGCTCGTCAGATTACATCGGACGACTATCAAAAGTTTGATTATCTGATTGGAATGGACGATGAAAATATTTTTAATATGAGGCGGCGGTGGAACAATGACCCCGAAAATAAAATTTTTCTGCTCCTTGAGTTCGCCGGAAAAACACGTGAAATTACAGACCCATGGTACACTGGGAATTTCGAAAACACTTATTCAGATATTGTCGAAGGCTGCAACGGCTTGATGAAAGATATACTGAAAAGATTAGGAAAATGATGTTGACAAATAAAAGTCACCACACAATAATTATACAAGGGTGATGCAATATGTTAGTTTCAGTAGTAACTATCGGAAATTCTCGAGGAATTCGGTTTCCTAAACTTGTATTAGATAAACTCTGCGTAAAAGACAAAATGGATATGGAAGTAACTGAAAAAGGTATACTCCTGACTCCTGTAAATGATTTACCACGCTCTAATTGGGCAGCGGCATTTTGCAAAATGCACAAAATGAAATGAATCACAACATTTAAACTGCAATAGTTGCCCCAATGACAACAAAGTCACATGCATACCCAACTAGAATTAAAGTGGAGTTTGATGGTAAAAACTGTTGGATCGTTTTAGACCAGATCAGAACTGTTGATAAAATTCGGCTTGTAAAACATTTAGGAAAAATTTCGAAAAAGACGATTTTAGACGTAAAAAAAGTTATAAAAGAGATGTTGTTTGACTAGCGACAGGCTGTCGAGAAAGTAATCGACTTTTGAGACAGCCCCATTTTTTTATAACAGCTTTGCCTGTTTTTGATTACAATGCAGCGATTGTTTTTTCAATGCGTGCGATCGATTTTTCTTCGCCGAGAACAATAATTGAGCCTATCAGCGGTGGAGAGACGCGGCTTCCAGTTACAGCCATGCGAATAGGCATCATAAAGTCACCGAGCTTAATCCCGAGTTTTTCAGCGGTTGACTTTGCAAGCTCTTCGGCTTCTTCGTGATTCAATTTGAATACTTGATGAACAAAATCTTTAGCCGCCTCTAAAACTTCTTTCGTCTTTGCAATATCTAGTTTTTTTGGGATAATCTGCTCTGCCGGTGGGACTGCAGGCTCTGTGAACATAAAGTGAATCATCTCCGCAGCTTCTGTCAAGAATTTCAGCCGTTCCTGAATCAAAGGCATTAGCCCCATCAAAGTATTTTTTACGTCTTCTGACGACATATTCATCGATTTGTCTACGCAGTAAAGTTGACCGTTTTCGTCAAGCGCAACTCCAGAGAATTCCGGCCCGACGTTCGGTTTTGGCTGCGGATTTTCCGGATTTATTTCCAACATAGCGTCGCCTGTTCCTGTTATAAACGGCAAAGTCCATTTGTACAATTCTTCTATCGAGAGGCGACGGATATAGTTTGCGTTGTAATATTCGAGCTTTTTATAGTCGAATACTGCCGGCGCTTTGTTCAAATGCTCCAGTTTAAAAGCATTGGAAAGCTCTTCAAGAGTGTAAAATTCTTTTCCCTCTTCGTACGAGCACCCTAGCATTGCTACATAATTTACAATAGCCTGAGGCAAATATCCCCGCGCGCGGAATTCATTTACAGAAGTTGAGCCGTGTCGTTTTGAAAGTTTTTTTCCGTCTGAACCGTTTACCATTGGAAGATGGCAGAACTCCGGATGTTCCCAGCCGAACGAACGGTACATTTGAACGTGCAGCGGTGTTGATGGAATCCATTCCTGAGCGCGCATTACGTGAGAAATCTTCATAAAGTGGTCGTCAACAATATTCGCAAGGTGATATGTTGGAAATCCGTCTGATTTGAGCAAAACAGGATCAGGAGAAATATCTTCATTTTTCCACTCAATGTCGCCGAGAATGTGGTCATGGAATTTTGTAACGCCTTCCATTGGAACTTTTAGCCGAATGACGTAAGGTTTTCCAGCATCGAGATTTGCCTTAACTTCTTGCGCAGTGAGGTGGCGGCAGTTGCGGTCGTAGCCGGGAGCCATTTTGTTTTCAGTCTGAATTTTTCTGATGCGGTCTAATCGTTCAGCGTCGCAAAAACAGTAATACGCTTCGCCGTTTTCAATAAGTTTCATAGCGTATTCTTTGTAAAGCGCAAAACGCTCGCTCTGAACATAAGGACCGAACGGACCGCCCTTAGAGCCCCCCTCGTCCCAGTCAATGCCAAGCCAATCCATTGTATCATAAAGATTTTTTACATATTTTTCGTCGTAGCGTGTGCGGTCTGTGTCTTCAAGGCGAAGAATAAATTTTCCATTTTTTGAACGAGCAAAAAGATAATTGAACAAAGCTGTTCTTACTCCGCCGATGTGCTGCATTCCTGTCGGAGACGGAGCGTAACGAACGCGAACCTCTTTTTCTTGCATATATTTACCTCATCAACATTATTAACAATGCTCGCATTATATAAAAAAGAAGTTTTTTATACAATTATGATTAGACAATTGTCCGAGTGCCGCATCCTTTTCAATACCTGCGATATTGTATTTTCTGATTGAGGAAATTGCTTGTCTCTTTCTATATTTGCGACATGATTATTGACAATCTAAAAATACGATATAAAATATATCCTAAGGAAAAGTTATTTACGAGTCGGTGAGAGTTTAATTTGTAAAAAATCAAAATTATGATGCAGATACTCTTATGACTCTTAATTACTTTAGTTTGCAAAAATCATACAAAAGGAGATAAAGTATGAAAAAAAAATTAAATGCTTTCGGCAAGAAAATTTTTGCAGGAAGTTTAATGTTGGCTTTGGCAGCCGCAGCGTTCGCCGAAAGCCCTGTTTCGACAGCAAGTCAAAGTCTGTTTTCTAACGATGTCGATGACGTTATGAGCGTTACAGACTTTTATACCGTAGAATTCAGCAAGTTTATTGCTTCCGCGCAAGCTTCCAGTTCAAGTGTCTACCAAGCTGACGGCGCTTTTAAAATTAAAGACATTTTAATTGCGGGCGGATACGAAGGTTCTATTTTTGCTTCAGAGACTAAATCCGAAGCCGGCGGAACTTGGACTTATACCCTAGATTCTAATACCGGCAAAGTTGTAAAAACCGTAAAAAACGGTACACTCAAAACAACAGGAACTCGAACAGGCGCTTATAACAGCTTTACCGCATTGGTCGGATTCGGAAACATCGGTGTAAAAGCCAAGATGTTTTTTTCGAATAACGACGCACATGGCTCTTATGACAACAGTTTTGCAACAGCACAAGATTCCGTAACAACTGTAACGGACGACAAAGGAAACGTTATCACAACCGCGTCTACAACTTATGACCACAAAGGTTATCAAAAATACCACTCTATTGTTCCTCGCATTGAAGCCGGAATGACGCTCGATATCGCCGGAATGAAACTGCAGCCAATAGTCGGTTTCGCTGCGTATATTGACACTGAAAACAACTACAGTAAAAAATCAGTATTGCAAAACGGCGGTACAACATGGTCGACAGTTGATGTTACTAAAGGTGAGGTTGCGGATTCAGTATTTGATCTTGACCCGACAGTCGGCGCAACTTTGACAATTCCGACAAAGTATGTTTCAAACATAATCGGATTGTCTTACACCGGAGAGTTTAATATTTTTAATTCTAAATACGTAGACGCGTTCGGCAATTCAAGAAAAGCGTCTGCCAACGGCATTGTAACAACTACAATAGTACCGAAAAACTACGACCCGGCTACTTTTAATCCTCTTACATCATATACGGGAGAAAAAGTTACTGTAACAACAGCCGGCACTACCGACCAAAAAGATATAAAAAACAATCTTGCTATTGGCTATACGGCAAAGTCGGATATTTCCGACAAACTTACTTTGGTGGGAAATATTTCCGCAAACGTAAGGATTGTAAGCACTTCAAAGACAGAATGGACAGAAACTACGACTAAAGATTTCTTTAAAAGAGTTGACGGCACAACAAGAACTGTAGAAACAACGACTATCAGCGCAAAAAATGCAGAATCGGCATCGGGTTTTGATGTTTCTCCAAACATTACATTCGGCTTAAAATACGTCGTAATTCCTTCAAAGTTTAATTTCTTAGTTTCAGCTCAAGCGGCTTTACCTAGCTTTACGTATAAAAATGAAGTTGCTCCACATCAGGTTGCGACATCCGTTACAACAACAAAAACTACTGATTTTGACGGTAGCGTAACAGAGTCAAAAACTTACGGCACAACACCAACTGGGGGAAACCTCGGTACTGTTACAAAAACTGCGGAATGGAAAAAGCTTAGTGCTCCATCCGTAAAAATGGGCTTCCAGTGGTTTATGACAGAAAATTTTGAGTTTGACACGTCTTTAAATGTTAGTATGAGCAACGGACTTTTCAACGGCCGAGTTACAGTTGCCGGTGCACTCAAATTTTAAGACAAGGAGGAAAAATATATGAAAAAGATTTATACTATTTTTGCCGCGACTGCCGCTTTGTTGGCGCTTGCAGGCTGTACAAATGCGATAGTACAAAAAAACTCTGCAGAGGTTGGTTGGACAGCAGAACAATATGAAAACAGAATTAAGGAACTGGACTCTCCTAATGGGAATGTGACTGCCACAGGTCATACAAGAGCTCCATTTAAGATGGTTGGTGCCGATATACATAGTACTTCAACAGATGGAAAGTCACGGACTGTTAAGTTGAAGTTCTCTAAAGATGTAGACCCTAATACTGTAAGCGGAATTAAAATATATAAAACCTCAGATACTTCGGATACGACAAATACCGTTATGATGTATACT includes:
- a CDS encoding AbrB/MazE/SpoVT family DNA-binding domain-containing protein — translated: MLVSVVTIGNSRGIRFPKLVLDKLCVKDKMDMEVTEKGILLTPVNDLPRSNWAAAFCKMHKMK
- the gltX gene encoding glutamate--tRNA ligase, yielding MQEKEVRVRYAPSPTGMQHIGGVRTALFNYLFARSKNGKFILRLEDTDRTRYDEKYVKNLYDTMDWLGIDWDEGGSKGGPFGPYVQSERFALYKEYAMKLIENGEAYYCFCDAERLDRIRKIQTENKMAPGYDRNCRHLTAQEVKANLDAGKPYVIRLKVPMEGVTKFHDHILGDIEWKNEDISPDPVLLKSDGFPTYHLANIVDDHFMKISHVMRAQEWIPSTPLHVQMYRSFGWEHPEFCHLPMVNGSDGKKLSKRHGSTSVNEFRARGYLPQAIVNYVAMLGCSYEEGKEFYTLEELSNAFKLEHLNKAPAVFDYKKLEYYNANYIRRLSIEELYKWTLPFITGTGDAMLEINPENPQPKPNVGPEFSGVALDENGQLYCVDKSMNMSSEDVKNTLMGLMPLIQERLKFLTEAAEMIHFMFTEPAVPPAEQIIPKKLDIAKTKEVLEAAKDFVHQVFKLNHEEAEELAKSTAEKLGIKLGDFMMPIRMAVTGSRVSPPLIGSIIVLGEEKSIARIEKTIAAL
- a CDS encoding ATP-dependent DNA helicase RecG; this encodes MRVGDIKNPVSSISGIGPQLTKSLAKVNIFTIGDLLQYFPRDYEDRTQKVTLKEFSKHSKVHTVARVIGQQWFGYGTMRTLKIIIDDGTATAELICFNRGFLEKVLVPGTVATVTGQFFVKYNSLQSTAFEVAVHHDVFFPDTHDRAESNASISEIKPLETGIIPIYPLTAGLTQRSVFKAISQAIRQYAHGIENELPEELIAKHKLLDKQTAIRLIHQPGSIEQAEKARSTLVYEELYLFQQIIARRAYNRRGNKNNVSATPANISGITTSNITVEQFSNSLSPLQKSFLETFPFALTQDQMKVIYEMNLEIDRSYTERERILNQLDRGLPPPIRPSFTMARLLQGDVGSGKTLVSLFLCLRIINWKGQCALLAPTEILARQHAENTAKMLGSLGVRTAFLTGNLRAAGRTQLLKALKAGEIDIVIGTHALFSAQVEYKDLELAVIDEQHRFGVLQRQAIIEKGKKTYKNTTFEPNILMMSATPIPQSLALTVFGDLDISVIHTLPSGRKPITTYLVKEGNELNAYEAVRKELEKGRQAYFVYPAIDSDQNIKSAERAFEHLSRRIYPQYKCALLHGKIEEEQQVSILQSFRDGETQVLAATTVVEVGVDVPNATCMVIEQADRFGMAQLHQLRGRVGRGSEQSFCFLIYSKDITETGIERMKALRKSTDGFFIAEQDLKTRGPGEINGTIQSGELEFKLADLSRDMNIMEAARADAIEMCVKNNHNYQP
- a CDS encoding YggT family protein; the encoded protein is MISIILSVIAGALSLYTLLCFIYILLSWFPGARFTKFGKVISSLCEPYMNFFSKLGFLRIGNIDFSPIISLGLLSVLSSIVAGIQGTGRIYFGGIIATIIYMLWNILTSILSIFILLIFIRWIVLLIHKGYTSYESGWNQVDMMISKIAYKVASTFTKKTVSYQTALLITWISFVVIIVAGRFVINALVNLCYKIPF
- the dnaE gene encoding DNA polymerase III subunit alpha: MADYHVFDAAPEGTPVANFVHLHVHSDYSLLDSCATLDKLVAKAKSLNMPALALTDHGNLFGALNFEKLCHANGINPIVGEEFYVAYGSHLEKNDVPYSRKGEEGERRAHYFHLILLCENQKGYENISWLSSIAYTEGLYYGKPRIDYELLEKYHEGLICCSACIQGELPQLLLAGMDAEAEELALRYKNLFGPDHYYIEIQNHGIPEQKIVAEKMIALARKLDIPLVATNDVHYVEREDSVAQDALRCIGFKNFLHKEHSKMGGDKDLDSWYFKTEQEMRAIFPQCPDAFDNTVKIANMCNLTIKQYSTSELKECLPRFELPQEFRTHGDDYQANQNDYVRHIVETGLKNRYKEITPEIRARADYEMNTIFSMGFSGYFLIVWEFINWSKSTYDSVNKKPKPYIPIGPGRGSGAGSLVAYAMTITDIDPFRYGLIFERFLNPERVSMPDFDVDMDFDYRQDIIQHTRDLYGDANVGHIVTFGTLKPKNCIADVGRILEIPLSEVNMLKKCVPANPSARLKDAFSPPTDKFPDGGQLIKYKDDPRYKELFELAFKLEGVKRNTGLHASGMVIGLTDLPNWAPVFKDPKTGEIGVQYTMDIIEPCGLVKFDYLGLKTLSLIRYAESIINKHKKAGEKQFLTAEVSETDKKTFELFCRGDSVAVFQFESPGMQKILRQFQPEKLEDLVALNALYRPGPMNYIPQYIEGKWKPETINYPDPALEDLLKETYGVMVYQEQIMKVAQIIAGFSLGGADMLRRAMGKKKPEVLMGKKKDFIEGALKNGYTEEHAGEIFEIMVPFAGYGFNKSHAAAYSVLAYRTGWLKAHYPAEFMAANLTNEITSTDGLPFYIEEARKIGVAVDPPDVNRSDIVFDVVDGRIVFGLKGIKGMGEAAAQAIVREREEHGKYKNFMDFIKRVCAITEKDEEGREKTLVNKKAIEVLIKTGALDNLGESKDKIYNRSTLLANMDAALAFVDDILEDKRNGQGDLFGELAEEDQVQMDFKFNVIDDMPKMELLNMEKECIGCYVSGHPLDQYKKVIENAVTLRASNIERIAAESKAEKAALEAGGVKPWQMKDSGKSYIALGVITGIHEITTKKGDRMAFAKLSDYDGQIDLTFFPKTWEVLKPQIEDTGIYAFKGKVDGSRETPSMIVDEIEDADKLEMHAAKSVHIMLDTSFNSESGISELKNFLLDKTGNCSVYFHIDTGNNPYVIKANEQISLTTSDSTLKELRDISYVKQVWTE
- a CDS encoding low molecular weight protein-tyrosine-phosphatase, translated to MFVCHGNICRSPMAEFVMKDIVRKTGLESEILVESAATSTEEIGNDIHRGTRQKLTKENIPFTQRSARQITSDDYQKFDYLIGMDDENIFNMRRRWNNDPENKIFLLLEFAGKTREITDPWYTGNFENTYSDIVEGCNGLMKDILKRLGK